The following nucleotide sequence is from Paenibacillus odorifer.
CATGTGGGTTTCTGATTACACTGTTTCTACCTGAAAACCTTGCCGTGATTCTACTGAGAGGTGGTTTCGAGGCCGGTTTGGTGGGGGGGATTGCCGACTGGTTCGCGGTAACGGCGTTGTTCCGCCATCCGATGGGATTACGTATTCCACATACCTCACTACTGCTCAAGAATCGCGATAAGATCATCCAATCACTAATCACCGCGATGGAGACTGAGCTTCTTAACAAGGAAAGCATTGAGAACAAGCTGCGTAAGTTTGGCTTTATATCAATGGGCTCCAAGCTGCTGACAAAGTTTTTTAGTAAAAAGAAGGCAAGAGTACAAATATTGGAGCAGCTTGGCGAATTCGTGTCTCGTCTTCCGGTAGAGAAGGCAGTACCGTTTCTGCAAAAGGCAGCCTCCGAATATGTTCGTGAAGCTGAGCTTGGCGCTGCGGCTGATAAAATAGTTACTAAGTTAATGAATGACGGTAAAGATGTAGCTGCTCTGGACTATGCGCTGGAAGGGGTATCTAATTGGAGCGGACGTCCTGAAACGAAAGCTATGCTGGGCAAGATCGCCAGCGAGAAATTGGCTGAAGTGAAGCTTGGCGGACTTAAAGGCATGGCCTTTCAGGCTTTTGTCGGGTTTATGGATGCAGATATGCTTGGTGAAATGCTGCAAGGTATGTTGCAGTCCGGTATCCGCGATTTTCGGGAAGAGGATAGCCCATACCGTGAAGAGATTATCCGTGAGATTCGAGTGGCCCTGTTCCAGATTGTTAATGATGAGGCTAGACTGGCTTCATTAAAAGAATGGGCACTGAATGAGCTTGAAGGCGAAGCAGCAACCGCATTTCTGCATACGCAATTGGAGAACATTCGCAGCAAAGCAATTTCCCTACTGGAAGAAGATCGGGCGGCTGGCGGACGCAAGCTGTTCACGTTATATACCCTGCTTGTACGTCGTATTGGTAAGGAACAAGAATGGATCAGTAGCTGGGAAGAGCGGATTCGCGCTTCATTAATTGCTTTTGTAGAGGCTAACCACTACAGAATAGGTCTTTTGGTAAAAGAGAATCTGGACAGCATGGATGACGCTAGTCTAGTGAATATGTTGGAAGATAAAGTGGGTAAAGATCTGCAATGGATTCGTGTGAACGGAGCCTTATGCGGGTTTGTCGTAGGGCTTGTGCTTACAGTTATTCAATTGATTTGAATTGAAGGAAATTACCTATTTAATGTAAAATTCACAAAAAAAGCAGAGCAGCGATTCTCCCGTGTTGGAGGATCGCTGCTTTTTGTTGTTGCTTATGGCCTGTCTGCATCGTGGAGTAATAATCCTTCTCTGAGGCTTACGGACCCATATGACGTTATTTGTTAGTTTTTGGCCTTTGGAACATGTTTGCGGACTCCACCGACGTTATTCCTATGGATGCGTTCATATTGGGCATTTTTCATGCCAATAGTGGTTATAGGGTCCTTTAGCATTGCAAATGTGGGATAAAGCTGCGTTTGGGGTCAGCTGTGTCCGATAGCTACCTTTTATACGCATATATGACCTAATTCAATCGGAGATTGGTGTTTGTTTAGCTCAAGCAAACACCAAAAAGAAGGGAACCCAGCAGCCAGTTGATGGCTTATGGGCCCCCCTACTTTTCTTGAGTCTACAATTGCATTCCGCCTGCAAGAGTTCTGTACCCCTGCTGTGGTGATGTAGAAGCTTGGTACAGCTGTTCTAAATGGTTCGCTGTACGCAACCAATTGAAGGCTTCAAGCGCATCTGTTCTCCCTTGTGATCCGATGGTAACTGCCAATTGTGGATTGCGGGCTATCCGCAGCAAATGTCGGGCAAAGGGTAAAGCCTCGCGATATCGTTCTACCAGATAACCGTTATGGCCAGAGGCGACAATCTCTCGGATTCCCCCATTATTAGAAGCGATAACAGGTAGACCGGAGGCCATAGCTTCTACATTAACAAGCCCGAAGGATTCATGATTCTGGGAAGGGCATACAAAGCAGTCTGCTGCCTGATAAAGGGTGTGAATATTCTCATGAGCTACATTTCCTAGAAAAGTAACTGACACTCTCAGCCGCCGTGCAAGTAGCTTTAACTGCCGTATGTACGACGGTTTGCCCTTGCCTGCGATGACGAGATGAGCGGGGAGGTGTTTGTTTAAATGCGACATAGCACGTATTAATATAGGCACTCCTTTGCGGGGTATAACCCGACCAACGAACAAAACGGTAAAGGTCTGCGGAAGTCTGTAAAAACTACGAAGCTGTTGTTTTTCAGATGTCTGCACAGGGGTAAACCGATCAAGATCGGCTCCCAATAAGACAATGTGAATCCCTGTGGTCAGTTGAGGGAAGCGGCGATCCAATCTTCGCTGTAAGGAGTGGCTGTTGGCAATGATCAGATCTGCTTTTGCCAAGGCATTTGCCACTTTATCTGTACCCGGTGTGAAGGTAAGAGAGTGCAGGAACAGAAATACCGGGATATGAGGAAGCTGTTTCTTTACAGCAGACATAAGATGGGGGCGATTATCAACCTGAATGATATCAAAGGATTCTTTCTGAATGTATTCTAATACCGAAGTAAGATAATGGGCTGGGGTGCTTGCGGGCAACCGGATAATTCTGACCTGCTCCAATATAGTGGCAGCAGGTAGTCCAGGTAACTTCCGACTTACAATGGTTACCTTATGTCTCTCCGCGAGCCTTCTGGCAATGGCCCAAATGCAGATTTCTACTGAACCGTCTCCCGGAACTGGGAACTGCTCCGGTGCAATGATACAAATGTGCATGGTTCACGCCTCCTTTTATCCGCTAATGGATATCCTCTTCCACCATATGCAACACAGTAAACAGTAGATACATCCGAAAGCGGAGAGGGCGTTTCACTCATGCCATTTGTACAGTTGCAGCATAAAATACTAAGGCTTACTAAGGCCGTGATTATTTTCTGAGGGACAGGGGAGAGGACAGTTGGGAAAGAAGTTAAAGTCTGCATTGACCAGCAAATGGATTAAAACCAAGGTGCTCATGCGAAGCACTGAAATTTCACCGTTGATTCCCGAAACAGTAAAATTCAGTAAAGTCAATCTGAAAGCTATGCTGCTGAAATATGGAATGGTTTATGTCAAACCAGAATACGGTACCTATGGCAATGGTGTGATGAAGGTTGAACAGAGTAGAGAGACTTATGGAACAGAATACAAGTACCAAAGTGGAACAAGACTTAAGACTTTTAGAACCTTCGACGCCTTCCATTTATCCTTAAAGAAAGCGACGCGTGGACGTAGTTACCTGATCCAGAGAGGAATAGTATTGCTAAAGCACGGGAAACACCGCTTTGATATCCGTGTGATGGTCCAGCTCAGCCCGCAGGGCAAATGGGAAACTACCGGTCTGATTGGTCGGGTAGCTGAGAAAGGTAAGATTGTTACCAACTATCATAGCGGCGGCAAACTAACTGCTATGGAAAAGCTGCTGTCTCCTTATCTGAACGAAGCTCAGCAAGCGCAAATGCTTAGGATACTGAGAAAGCTAGGAGAAGATACCGGACGTTTCTACCATAAGAAATATCCTGGGTTTAGACAGATTGGTGTCGATGTAGGATTGGATAGATCCATGACGCCTTGGATTATTGAAGTGAATACTAGTCCGGACCCATATATTTTTAAACATCTTTCTGATAAAAGCATGTACCGCAAAGTAATGGCTTACCGCAGAGCGAATGAGAAGAAAAAAAATACTAAATGATCTGTTTCCTCGTATTAGCAATGACAACAGAAATCTTTTGTTCTAATTCTATGATTTTTTGCTTGTGCGTTGCGATTTGGCGGTAACCCGAGACGAGTGAGGACAGAGACTGAGTGGTTAATGTAAGGTTTTGCTTGCGAATTGCTGCTTTGAAGTCACTCCAATCTGCGGAAATCCGTTTATTCAATGAGGTGACTACGCTTTTGTTAGATTTAATTGAGACTTGTGGGCTATCAATGCCAGACAAGGTTTTGCGGGCATAGGTTATCTTTCGGGTACGTGTCTGTTTGGCTGCATTCAACTGATTCTGTTTGTCGCTAATCTCTTTGCGAGCCAACTGAACCAGGACCTTCATAGCATCGCCTTGGGCTTGTAGTACGGTATTCAAAGTCTTATTTTTAAGACCCTTGGCGATCTTGATACGTTTATGAAGCGCATTGTATTGGTCGAATAAGGGCTGATAGTGCTGTTTACAGCTCTTAACGGTGACCTCCAGCTGAGCTACGGCTTCTAAATCAATCTCTTTAATTTGCTTACGTACCGCAATCAGTGTTTGCTCATTGTTATAGTGAAGGGTTCGGATCTGCTCCTCACGGTTATTGTATTGCATCTTTAAAGTAGATAATTCATTGTACAGATTAGTCATCTTCATCCTTGCAGGAGCCTCGGCAGTGGCAGCTGTTAGATCAAAAGCCGCTTGAATAGAAGGTGTTAATTCAGTCGTTGCTGCAGCAAAAGCTCCTGTTGATGTGCTTAACGATAGCAGGATCACCAGTAGTAGTAAGGGGAATGACTTTAGTGCGTTCATTGATTCGCTCCTCCTTTTGTCCGTATTCCTGAAGACAACAAAAAAGCACCCGTAGCAAAGGCAAAAGCCTTTATTACGGGTGCTTCCATCGTAATAGGTCACGAACGATATATTTATTGTTAAATATAAGTTGTTTATTTGCTTGCGTCAATAATTTAAATTTAAATATTTCCAATTTAAAATAATGCGCTAGACATTTCTTTCCCCAGTTCTCTTATCGTATACTGACATAAGAAGGTATGAGAGCTTTAGCGCTAGCAACAAAGGAGGTCTGGCTTAAATGGGCAGCTCGGTAGAATTTAACGCAATTCTGGATCATGCATTTATGAGGTCTCCAGAAGGAATGGCCGTACTGTTTTCGAATAACGGCAATTTCAACTGGATAAAAGTCAATCCGGCTTTTTGCAATCTACTTGGCTTTACGGAAGCCGAGTTTCTTGCCGGGGCTCTTTTTACAGAATCGGAAAATAGAGAGGCACATTCAAAAGAGCTCTCCTATAGAGTGGTAATGGATGAGCTTCAGAAATCGCCAGCGGGCAGCTGGAAGAAGGAGCATTGTTTTTTAAACAAAGAAGGTCAACCCGTCTGCCTGTCTCTCATGTTCTCTGGGTTAGGAGCAGAAGAAGGACAAGCGCCTTCGTATATTATAGTATATGCCGAGGATATTACGGAACTAAAGATCGCAGCTCAGGAAACGGTGGATCATCTGGATC
It contains:
- a CDS encoding DUF445 domain-containing protein, coding for MRSKNLATMSLAFMACGFLITLFLPENLAVILLRGGFEAGLVGGIADWFAVTALFRHPMGLRIPHTSLLLKNRDKIIQSLITAMETELLNKESIENKLRKFGFISMGSKLLTKFFSKKKARVQILEQLGEFVSRLPVEKAVPFLQKAASEYVREAELGAAADKIVTKLMNDGKDVAALDYALEGVSNWSGRPETKAMLGKIASEKLAEVKLGGLKGMAFQAFVGFMDADMLGEMLQGMLQSGIRDFREEDSPYREEIIREIRVALFQIVNDEARLASLKEWALNELEGEAATAFLHTQLENIRSKAISLLEEDRAAGGRKLFTLYTLLVRRIGKEQEWISSWEERIRASLIAFVEANHYRIGLLVKENLDSMDDASLVNMLEDKVGKDLQWIRVNGALCGFVVGLVLTVIQLI
- a CDS encoding glycosyltransferase family 4 protein, which encodes MHICIIAPEQFPVPGDGSVEICIWAIARRLAERHKVTIVSRKLPGLPAATILEQVRIIRLPASTPAHYLTSVLEYIQKESFDIIQVDNRPHLMSAVKKQLPHIPVFLFLHSLTFTPGTDKVANALAKADLIIANSHSLQRRLDRRFPQLTTGIHIVLLGADLDRFTPVQTSEKQQLRSFYRLPQTFTVLFVGRVIPRKGVPILIRAMSHLNKHLPAHLVIAGKGKPSYIRQLKLLARRLRVSVTFLGNVAHENIHTLYQAADCFVCPSQNHESFGLVNVEAMASGLPVIASNNGGIREIVASGHNGYLVERYREALPFARHLLRIARNPQLAVTIGSQGRTDALEAFNWLRTANHLEQLYQASTSPQQGYRTLAGGMQL
- a CDS encoding YheC/YheD family protein codes for the protein MGKKLKSALTSKWIKTKVLMRSTEISPLIPETVKFSKVNLKAMLLKYGMVYVKPEYGTYGNGVMKVEQSRETYGTEYKYQSGTRLKTFRTFDAFHLSLKKATRGRSYLIQRGIVLLKHGKHRFDIRVMVQLSPQGKWETTGLIGRVAEKGKIVTNYHSGGKLTAMEKLLSPYLNEAQQAQMLRILRKLGEDTGRFYHKKYPGFRQIGVDVGLDRSMTPWIIEVNTSPDPYIFKHLSDKSMYRKVMAYRRANEKKKNTK